Proteins encoded by one window of Chryseobacterium foetidum:
- the rhuM gene encoding virulence RhuM family protein — MSESNIIIYQTEDGKTKIETRLEGETVWLTIEQMAELFQKSRSTINEHIINIYKEEELDEKHSKRKIGISDLSTKPTNFYNLDVIISVGYRVKSHQGTKFRQWATARLKEYIIKGFTMNDDLLKQAGGGNYFDELLARIRDIRSSEKVFWRKVLDIYSTSIDYDPKLEISVQFFQTVQNKMHWAAHGHTAAEIIFNRIDASKPNLGLTIFKGVKPTKQETEIAKNYLTENEINILNRTVTAYLELAELQALNQRPMYMKDWVSRLDDFLKMTGNEILQNSGSVSHEQALKKAKDEYEKYKQQTKNLITKAEEDFLNQIENTSKKLGNKNIRK, encoded by the coding sequence ATGTCAGAAAGCAATATTATCATATACCAAACAGAAGACGGCAAAACCAAAATCGAAACAAGATTAGAGGGCGAAACGGTTTGGTTAACGATTGAGCAGATGGCAGAATTATTTCAAAAATCTCGTTCTACAATTAATGAACATATTATTAATATTTACAAGGAAGAGGAACTGGATGAAAAACATTCAAAGAGGAAAATCGGAATTTCCGATTTATCTACCAAGCCAACTAATTTTTACAATTTAGACGTCATTATATCAGTTGGTTACCGAGTAAAAAGTCATCAGGGAACAAAATTCAGACAATGGGCTACAGCTCGGCTCAAAGAATACATCATCAAAGGTTTTACAATGAATGACGATCTGTTGAAACAGGCAGGCGGTGGGAATTATTTCGATGAACTTTTAGCTAGAATTCGGGACATTCGTTCGTCGGAAAAGGTTTTTTGGAGAAAAGTTTTGGATATTTATTCAACCAGTATCGATTATGACCCTAAGCTTGAAATTTCCGTGCAGTTTTTTCAAACCGTGCAGAATAAAATGCATTGGGCCGCACATGGGCACACAGCTGCTGAGATTATTTTCAACAGGATTGATGCCAGTAAACCTAATTTGGGATTAACCATTTTTAAAGGTGTAAAACCTACAAAACAGGAGACTGAAATAGCTAAAAATTACTTAACAGAAAACGAAATCAATATTCTCAACAGAACGGTAACAGCTTATCTCGAACTTGCGGAACTTCAGGCATTAAATCAAAGACCGATGTATATGAAAGATTGGGTTTCCCGTCTTGATGATTTTTTGAAAATGACAGGTAACGAAATTCTGCAAAATTCAGGAAGCGTAAGTCATGAGCAGGCTCTGAAGAAAGCAAAAGATGAATATGAAAAGTATAAACAACAGACAAAAAATTTAATTACCAAAGCAGAAGAAGATTTTCTTAACCAAATTGAGAATACAAGTAAAAAGTTAGGCAATAAAAACATCAGGAAGTAG